The following DNA comes from Agromyces mangrovi.
CGTACGGGCCGACGCGGCGCGCCCGGAGCGCGCGCTGGAACAGCCGGCGTCCTTCAGCGAGGGCGTCGGCGTTCCACATCGACCGGTCCTGGTCGCTGAGCAGCACGATCTCGCCGTCGGCGTCGAGCCGCGCGGGCCGGCGTGCGTCGGTGAAGGCGAGCAGCGCGGCGAGCCCCAGGTCTCGGGCTCGTCGGGCATGAGGTCGCAGAGCGTGCCGGCGAGCCAGCGCGCCTCGTCGCAGAGGTCGCCACGGATGAGCCCGCCGGTCGGCGAGGCGTGCCCCTGCGTGAAGATGACGTACACGACCTTCAGCACGTCGTGCAGCGAGTCGCCGAGGTGCTCGCGTTCGGGCACCTCGAACGGGATGTTCGCGGCTGCGATCTTCTTCTTGGCCCGCACGAGCCGCTTCGCCATCGTCGCCTCGGCCACGAGGAACGACTTCGCGATGCCGGCCGTCGGCAGGCCGACCACGTAGCGGAGGGTGAGCGCGACCCGCGCGGGCTCGTCGAGCGCCCGGTGGCAGCATCCGAAGATCATCGCGAGCAGGTCGTCGGCGATCGCGCCACGTTCGCGCTGCGGCAGTTCCAGGGCCGCGCGCACGTCGTCGACCCGCCGGGCCCAGCGCAGGTCGCGGCGCGCCTGGTCGATCGCCCAGCGACGGGCGACCGTCACGAGCCAGGCGCCGGGGGTATCGGGCATGCCGTCGACGGGCCAGCGCTCGGCCGCCGTGGTGAACGCGTGCTGCGCCGCGTCCTCCGCGAGGTCGAGGTCGCCGAGGTCGGCACGCAGGGTCGCGACCACGCGCGGCCACTGCGCGCCGAACACCTCGGCGACGCCGGTGGGCACGGCTACCCGGCGAACGCCGTCACGTCGAAGATCGCGCGGATCTCGACCGACCCGTACCCGATGTTCGGCACCTTCTCGGCGTACGAGATGGCGGCGTCGAGGTCGTCGACGTCGATGACGTAGTACCCGCCCAGGTACTCCTTGGTCTCGGCGAACGGCCCGTCGGTCACGACGGTGCCGCCGTCGCGTACGCGCACCGTGGTCGCGGTGTCGACCGGCTGCAGCGCCTCGCCGCTGACGTAGACGCCGGCCTCCTTGAGCATGTCGTCGTAGGCGAACCACTCGCCCATCTCGGCCGCTTCCTCGGGGCTGCCGGGCTGCGGGCCGGCGTCGGGAGCGCTGGTGAGCAGGAGCATGTACTGCATGGGAGTGTCCTTCCCCTCGTGGGGTCGCCTGTTGCGACCCCTCACCCATGTGACGAACACCAGTCGACCAGATGGACAGGTCGAGCGCATCCGGTTCGAACGAACTGGCCCCGCCCGGGTCAGTTGCTGCGACGGATCGCGCGGATGCCCACCGCGAGCCCGACCACCGCGAGCACGACGGCCGCGACCCACCCCCACAGCACCGTGATGTCGCCGAGGTCGCCCGCGAACAGCGCTCGCTCGGCCTGCACGACCCAGTTCACGGGATTCACAGCGGCGACCGCGCGCATCCACCCCGGCCCCTCGTCGAGGGGGAGCAGCATGCCCGAGAGGATCAGCAGCGGGAAGATGAGCGTCTGCTGGACGCCCCAGAACAGCCACTCGCGGTCCTTCGTCTTCAGGGCGAGCGTGTACGACAGCGACCCGAGCCCGACGCCGAACACCGCGAGTAGCGCGAGGCCGATCACGAGCCCCGGGAGGTTCACGGCGAACCCGAAGGGCCAGGCGATGAGCACGATCACGAGCGCCTGCACGACGATCGGGGCGATCTCCTTGAGCGCCCTCCCCACGAGCAGCGACGAGCGTGCGAGCGGCGCGACGAGGGTGCGCTCGTGCGAGCCCGTCATCATCTCGTACTGCAGGTTCGAGCCGGTCGCGCCGGTGCCGAACAGCACGATCATCACGAGCACGCCCGGCACGAACCACTGCAGCGTGTCGGCGACGGGCGCACCGGACTGGCCGATCAGGAGCGGCGCGAACAGGCCGAGGAACACGAGGGGCTGCACGAGCGAGAAGATGAGCGTGAAGGGGTCGCGCACCACGGGCTTCAACTCCCGGGTGAGCACGTTCCACGTGTCGCGCGCGGGGTTCGCCCGTACGGCCGTGTCGGTCGTCTCCGGCCGCGCGTCGGCGCGGGTCGTCTCGGTGGTCATCGGTTCGCTCCAGTCGTCTCGGTCACTGCGGTGGCGTCGGATGCTTCGGGGGACGCGCCGCCCGAGGCATCCGCTTCGCCCTCGCCGTCGGCGACGCCCTGGTCCTTCGTGGCGTCGGCCTCGCGCAGGGTGCGCC
Coding sequences within:
- a CDS encoding YciI family protein, which produces MQYMLLLTSAPDAGPQPGSPEEAAEMGEWFAYDDMLKEAGVYVSGEALQPVDTATTVRVRDGGTVVTDGPFAETKEYLGGYYVIDVDDLDAAISYAEKVPNIGYGSVEIRAIFDVTAFAG
- a CDS encoding ABC transporter permease, whose protein sequence is MTTETTRADARPETTDTAVRANPARDTWNVLTRELKPVVRDPFTLIFSLVQPLVFLGLFAPLLIGQSGAPVADTLQWFVPGVLVMIVLFGTGATGSNLQYEMMTGSHERTLVAPLARSSLLVGRALKEIAPIVVQALVIVLIAWPFGFAVNLPGLVIGLALLAVFGVGLGSLSYTLALKTKDREWLFWGVQQTLIFPLLILSGMLLPLDEGPGWMRAVAAVNPVNWVVQAERALFAGDLGDITVLWGWVAAVVLAVVGLAVGIRAIRRSN